One Paraburkholderia aromaticivorans genomic region harbors:
- a CDS encoding site-specific integrase has translation MATINNRSRLFVSVKNKNDLYREFPHNHLAKAQAYCAELVARKYKPLLGQHENRIEVRILQKGYPNFSYTASSFAEADRVVNRVEGERESGLFIDYTKAHQVTFVDLIERYVREEGPKHKGWEKVEKYKCSGWLEDVNGGLVKRLAQRDAEIAQAGSATTARGAMRKPATGLQWMLKPFPQVQTTDIEEYIRDRLDVVAPATVDREIDVLSSICSVATKVWKYRVGENPMTGVRRPRYFNERDRRLKAGEEARLLAAARDEDRQRSIELRAEELMVNARSAAAHHPTIYQKKNYIKAALAACRAEAEQDYTHVAFFEAFVSFQLMTAARRGESLGLLWNNVDFDERTAYLPETKNGKPRKLPLRLDLVNILKTLPRNDARVFPLGEDALKHAWSRMTERAGLADLHIHDLRHEGISRVAETGKFSLVDLQAFSGHRDTRMLLRYAHLCAKQLAERLDEALGAPGAPDTLSHRGRRRLNPAAGVTLAHAVAANSGADVVSLPIPTAQNVIPFRTRESKPADASERRTRHEMVSR, from the coding sequence ATGGCCACCATCAATAACCGCAGCCGGCTCTTCGTTAGCGTCAAAAACAAAAACGACCTATACCGCGAATTCCCGCACAACCATCTCGCCAAGGCGCAAGCTTACTGCGCTGAACTGGTCGCCCGGAAGTACAAACCCCTTCTCGGACAGCACGAGAACAGGATAGAGGTACGCATCCTGCAGAAGGGTTACCCGAATTTCAGTTATACCGCCTCCTCGTTTGCCGAAGCCGACCGCGTAGTCAACCGCGTCGAGGGCGAGCGCGAGAGCGGGCTGTTCATCGACTATACGAAGGCCCATCAGGTCACATTTGTCGACCTGATTGAGCGCTACGTGAGGGAGGAAGGCCCGAAGCACAAAGGCTGGGAGAAAGTCGAGAAGTACAAATGCTCCGGCTGGCTTGAGGACGTCAACGGCGGACTGGTGAAGCGTCTCGCGCAGCGCGATGCGGAAATCGCGCAGGCTGGGAGCGCCACCACCGCGCGCGGCGCAATGCGCAAGCCGGCAACTGGCCTGCAGTGGATGCTAAAGCCGTTCCCGCAGGTCCAGACCACCGACATCGAGGAATACATCCGCGACCGACTCGACGTGGTCGCCCCTGCCACCGTCGACCGCGAAATCGACGTGCTGTCGTCCATCTGCAGTGTGGCGACAAAGGTCTGGAAATATCGGGTCGGCGAAAATCCGATGACCGGCGTGCGTCGGCCGCGCTACTTTAACGAACGCGACCGCCGACTGAAGGCGGGCGAAGAAGCGCGACTGCTGGCGGCAGCGCGGGACGAAGACCGGCAGCGTTCCATCGAGTTGCGCGCCGAGGAGTTGATGGTCAACGCCCGCTCCGCAGCTGCGCATCACCCGACCATCTATCAGAAAAAAAACTACATCAAGGCTGCGCTCGCGGCCTGCCGGGCTGAAGCCGAACAGGACTACACTCACGTCGCGTTCTTCGAGGCATTCGTGTCGTTCCAATTGATGACCGCTGCCCGTCGGGGAGAGTCACTCGGCCTGCTTTGGAACAACGTCGATTTCGACGAACGCACCGCGTACCTGCCGGAAACCAAAAATGGTAAACCCCGTAAGCTGCCCCTGCGCCTCGACCTAGTCAACATCCTCAAGACACTGCCACGCAACGACGCCCGCGTGTTTCCGCTCGGCGAGGATGCGCTCAAGCATGCGTGGAGCCGAATGACGGAGCGCGCCGGTCTGGCCGACCTTCACATTCATGACCTGCGCCACGAAGGCATTTCGCGCGTCGCAGAGACCGGGAAGTTCTCACTAGTCGATTTGCAAGCGTTCAGCGGACATCGGGATACGCGGATGCTGCTGCGGTACGCGCACCTTTGTGCGAAACAACTCGCGGAGCGCCTCGACGAGGCACTCGGCGCCCCTGGCGCTCCTGACACCTTGAGTCACCGAGGACGCCGGCGCCTGAATCCGGCGGCCGGCGTAACGCTCGCGCATGCCGTCGCCGCAAACTCTGGGGCCGACGTGGTATCACTTCCTATACCCACTGCCCAGAATGTTATCCCGTTCAGAACACGCGAGAGTAAGCCCGCCGACGCGTCGGAGCGGCGCACGCGCCATGAGATGGTTTCACGGTAG
- a CDS encoding DUF2442 domain-containing protein codes for MTSAIEISVDADTFTVTLSDGRLLTVPLSWFPVLLNATAAQLRVVRISSSGLGLHWPELDEDISVPALLRGQGDQTSRNKG; via the coding sequence ATGACCAGCGCTATCGAAATTTCCGTTGATGCAGATACCTTCACCGTCACACTTTCGGACGGCCGATTACTCACTGTGCCGTTAAGCTGGTTCCCAGTGTTGCTGAATGCGACTGCCGCGCAACTCCGCGTTGTTCGTATCAGCAGTTCGGGCTTAGGACTCCATTGGCCCGAACTCGACGAGGACATTAGCGTCCCCGCCCTTCTTCGTGGACAAGGCGACCAGACGTCCAGGAACAAGGGTTAA